One region of Citrus sinensis cultivar Valencia sweet orange chromosome 6, DVS_A1.0, whole genome shotgun sequence genomic DNA includes:
- the LOC102609114 gene encoding S-adenosylmethionine synthase 2, with amino-acid sequence METFLFTSESVNEGHPDKLCDQISDAILDACLEQDPDSKVACETCTKTNLVMVFGEITTKANVNYEKIVRDTCRNIGFVSDDVGLDADNCKVLVYIEQQSPDIAQGVHGHLSKRPEEIGAGDQGHMFGYATDETPEFMPLSHVLATQLGAKLTEVRKNGTCPWLRPDGKTQVTVEYYNENGAMVPVRVHTVLISTQHDETVTNDEIAADLKEHVIKPVIPEKYLDEKTIFHLNPSGRFVIGGPHGDAGLTGRKIIIDTYGGWGAHGGGAFSGKDPTKVDRSGAYIVRQAAKSIVASGLARRCIVQVSYAIGVPEPLSVFVDTYRTGKIPDKEILRIVKENFDFRPGMIAINLDLKRGGNSRFLKTAAYGHFGREDPDFTWEVVKPLKYEKPQE; translated from the coding sequence atggagACTTTTTTGTTCACTTCAGAATCTGTGAACGAGGGTCATCCAGACAAGCTCTGTGATCAGATCTCCGATGCCATTCTCGATGCTTGTCTCGAACAAGACCCAGATAGCAAGGTGGCTTGTGAAACCTGTACCAAGACTAACTTGGTTATGGTTTTTGGAGAGATCACAACCAAAGCTAATGTTAATTACGAGAAAATTGTTCGTGACACTTGCCGCAACATTGGATTTGTCTCTGATGATGTGGGTTTGGATGCTGATAACTGTAAGGTTTTGGTTTACATTGAGCAACAAAGCCCTGATATCGCCCAGGGCGTTCATGGTCATTTGTCTAAACGCCCCGAGGAAATCGGTGCTGGTGATCAGGGGCATATGTTTGGTTATGCTACCGATGAGACTCCTGAATTTATGCCTCTGAGTCATGTTCTTGCCACCCAGCTTGGTGCTAAACTTACCGAGGTTCGAAAGAATGGCACTTGCCCTTGGTTGAGGCCTGATGGCAAGACACAAGTTACTGTTGAGTATTACAATGAGAATGGTGCTATGGTTCCTGTGAGAGTTCACACAGTTTTGATCTCTACTCAGCATGACGAAACTGTGACTAATGATGAGATCGCTGCTGATTTGAAAGAGCATGTGATCAAGCCTGTTATTCCTGAGAAGTACCTTGATGAGAAGACTATCTTCCATCTTAACCCATCCGGTCGTTTTGTGATTGGTGGGCCTCATGGTGACGCTGGTTTGACCGGCCGCAAGATCATTATCGATACTTATGGTGGTTGGGGAGCTCACGGTGGTGGTGCATTCTCTGGAAAGGATCCAACCAAGGTTGATAGAAGTGGTGCTTACATTGTGAGGCAGGCAGCAAAGAGCATCGTTGCCAGTGGCCTTGCTCGCCGCTGCATTGTGCAGGTTTCTTATGCTATTGGTGTCCCAGAGCCCCTTTCAGTGTTTGTTGACACTTATCGAACTGGAAAGATTCCGGACAAGGAGATCCTGAGGATTGTGAAGGAGAACTTTGATTTCAGGCCTGGAATGATTGCCATTAACTTGGATCTCAAGAGGGGAGGAAATAG
- the LOC102608821 gene encoding pentatricopeptide repeat-containing protein At1g73400, mitochondrial-like produces MRRFCTYLFARKNSCYSNVMSTLVPLTVTVTHSSTHHHQLRSSVTVPSFSLSPPTFSVSSQLDCNVSSDVRYWSSSSVSDVAKLYEAIIDNSNAYDNMEKALDSLGVPLTTDSVVGVLQRFQFEEKIAFRFFMWAGHQDNYAHEPQAYNLMIDILSSTKYKAKQFRLVCSMLDYMKRNNKVFVPFDVLLMILKQYTEKYMTSVQKFAKKKRIKVKTQPEINALNLLLDALCKCGLVDYAKTICKRVKNKVKPNANTYNILFFGWCRVRNPNRGMQTLEEMIQMGHAPDNFTYNTAIDTFCKARMVTEAADLFEFMRTKGSTISSPTAKTYAIMIVALVQNDRMEECFSLLGHMINSGCLPDVSTYKEVLEGMCLAGKVEEAYKFLEEMGNKGYPPDIVTYNCFLKVLCDNKNGDEALRLYGRMIEVGCWPSVQTYNMLISMYFELGEPDGAFETWHEMDKRGCAQDVDTYCVMIDGLFDCSKVEEACFLLEEVVNKGLKLPYRKFDSYLMQLSVIGDLGAIHKLSDHMRKFYNPVIARRLALNQKRVRISLREK; encoded by the coding sequence ATGAGGAGATTCTGCACTTACTTATTTGCTAGAAAAAATTCATGCTATTCAAATGTTATGAGTACATTGGTTCCTCTCACTGTCACTGTCACTCACTCTTCAACTCATCATCACCAACTACGATCATCAGTAACAGTCCCATCTTTCAGTTTGTCGCCACCCACTTTTTCAGTTTCTTCGCAATTGGATTGCAATGTTAGTAGTGATGTTAGATACTGGAGTTCCAGTTCTGTGAGTGATGTTGCTAAGTTGTATGAAGCTATTATCGATAATTCAAATGCATATGATAATATGGAGAAGGCACTTGACAGTCTTGGTGTTCCGCTGACTACTGATTCCGTTGTTGGGGTCCTTCAAAGGTTTCAATTTGAGGAGAAAATAGCGTTCAGATTCTTTATGTGGGCTGGTCATCAGGATAACTATGCCCACGAGCCTCAGGCGTATAATCTTATGATTGATATTTTGTCTAGTACTAAGTATAAGGCCAAGCAATTTCGATTAGTTTGTAGTATGCTGGACTACATGAAGAGGAATAACAAGGTTTTTGTTCCCTTTGATGTTTTGCTAAtgattttgaaacaatataCTGAGAAGTACATGACCAGTGTTCAGAAATTTGCTAAGAAAAAAAGGATTAAAGTGAAGACACAGCCGGAGATCAATGCCCTTAACTTGCTCTTGGATGCTTTATGTAAGTGTGGTTTGGTTGATTATGCCAAGACCATATGTAAGAGGGTCAAGAACAAAGTTAAACCCAATGCTAATACCtataacattttgtttttcgGGTGGTGTAGGGTTAGAAATCCAAATAGAGGAATGCAGACGCTTGAAGAAATGATCCAAATGGGTCATGCTCCTGATAATTTTACGTATAACACTGCCATTGATACCTTTTGCAAAGCGAGGATGGTGACAGAAGCGGCTGATCTTTTTGAGTTCATGAGAACAAAAGGTTCGACCATCTCTTCGCCAACTGCAAAAACCTATGCAATCATGATTGTGGCCCTTGTACAGAATGATAGAATGGAGGAATGCTTTTCACTTTTGGGACATATGATAAACAGCGGTTGCCTTCCTGATGTTTCAACATACAAGGAAGTACTTGAAGGGATGTGTCTGGCTGGAAAGGTTGAGGAAGCTTACAAGTTCTTGGAAGAGATGGGCAATAAAGGTTACCCTCCTGATATAGTTACTTATAACTGTTTTCTTAAGGTCCTATGTGATAATAAAAACGGTGACGAAGCGCTTAGGCTTTATGGAAGAATGATCGAAGTGGGTTGTTGGCCAAGTGTGCAAACTTATAATATGCTGATTTCAATGTATTTTGAACTGGGTGAACCTGATGGGGCATTTGAGACCTGGCATGAGATGGATAAAAGGGGTTGTGCTCAGGACGTTGATACTTACTGTGTGATGATTGATGGGCTTTTTGATTGCAGTAAAGTGGAAGAAGCTTGCTTTCTGTTGGAAGAGGTTGTAAACAAGGGATTGAAATTGCCGTATCGGAAGTTTGACTCCTATCTGATGCAGCTTTCTGTGATTGGTGATCTTGGGGCAATCCACAAACTTTCAGATCATATGAGGAAGTTTTACAACCCTGTTATAGCAAGACGTTTAGCACTGAATCAAAAGAGGGTTAGAATAAGCTTAAGAGAGAAGTAG
- the LOC107177286 gene encoding uncharacterized protein LOC107177286 yields MCKIPWLMLRLKTDSITFFSVSNGFSRHVDLPKASNRSSRCFTSKSWLIEIESVKLTISLLHPFSLRQLELPSINSFPYSSNDWTNDINDTDVGIFIIIRCVLSSSFCPNSDSSQVQAMLIYGRNRKLAYARPGDKVWTRVRNSNYFDIIYYRDQFYAINGLGQIFTIKGDFPVQIAKPPTEFIQVGDHVECLYYLVESDGALFVVSRKEVLKPERLSPYTCTTLGFNVFRLI; encoded by the coding sequence ATGTGTAAGATTCCTTGGCTCATGCTTCGTCTCAAAACAGATTCAATCACTTTCTTCAGTGTTTCAAACGGCTTCAGTCGCCATGTAGATTTACCTAAAGCATCAAATAGGAGCAGCAGGTGCTTCACTTCAAAGAGTTGGcttattgaaattgaatccGTGAAATTGACTATCAGTCTTTTGCATCCCTTTTCTCTTCGTCAACTTGAACTGCCATCCATCAATAGCTTTCCATATTCTTCCAATGATTGGACTAATGATATAAATGATACTGACGttggtatttttataataatcagATGTgttttatcatcatcattctGTCCAAATTCAGATTCTTCGCAAGTCCAAGCTATGCTTATTTATGGAAGAAATAGGAAATTGGCCTACGCTAGACCTGGTGATAAGGTTTGGACAAGAGTTCGTAACAgcaattattttgatatcatCTACTACAGAGATCAATTTTATGCTATTAATGGTTTAGGGCAAATATTTACGATCAAAGGTGATTTCCCGGTGCAAATTGCTAAGCCACCTACTGAATTTATTCAAGTCGGTGATCATGTGGAATGTTTGTATTATTTGGTAGAGTCAGATGGAGCTTTGTTCGTTGTTTCAAGAAAAGAAGTACTGAAGCCAGAAAGACTATCTCCTTACACCTGTACAACTTTGGGATTTAATGTTTTCAGGTTgatttaa